A part of Perca fluviatilis chromosome 15, GENO_Pfluv_1.0, whole genome shotgun sequence genomic DNA contains:
- the LOC120574261 gene encoding TOM1-like protein 2 isoform X7: MEFLLGNPYSTPVGQCIERATDGGLQNEDWTLNMEICDIVNETDEGPKDAMRALKKRLGGNKNYREVMLALTVLETCVKNCGHRFHIQVANRDFIDGVLVKIISPKNNPPTIVQDKVLSLIQAWADAFRSSPDLTGVVHIYEELKRKGIEFPMADLDALSPIHTPQRVTPEVDPAMIKYLAPASPAAGSPKPNLTPTPTPTPTLTPTLTPASATPVSHMPSPITATPEQIARLRSELDVVRGNTKVMSEMLTEMVPGQEDASDLELLQELNRTCRAMQQRVVELISRVSNEEVTEELLHVNDDLNNIFLRYERYERYRSGRAAQNNGLMEMLNEATEDNLIDLGPGSPAVVSPRISSSPPAHFTAGATASPAHNPTTASLSSALAVIDVASDSVSSTLSSVPGRNQDDFDMFAQTRTSSLADQRKNVKYEDPQTLGGLASALDVRQQNTGGVLFCC; encoded by the exons AGAGGGCCACAGATGGAGGCCTACAGAATGAGGACTGGACCCTCAACATGGAGATCTGTGATATAGTAAACGAGACGGACGAGGG GCCAAAAGATGCCATGCGGGCACTGAAGAAGAGACTTGGTGGCAACAAGAACTACAGAGAAGTGATGCTGGCACTAACG GTATTGGAGACATGTGTAAAGAACTGCGGTCACAGGTTTCATATCCAGGTGGCCAACAGAGATTTCATCGATGGTGTCTTGGTCAAAATCATCTCCCCCAAAAACAATCCTCCAACCATCGTGCAAGACAAAGTGCTGTCGCTCATACAG GCCTGGGCTGATGCCTTCAGGAGTAGCCCCGATCTAACTGGTGTGGTCCACATTTATGAGGAACTGAAGAGGAAAGGCATTGAGTTCCCAATGGCAGACCTGGATGCATTGTCTCCCATCCACACACCACAGAGG gtTACACCAGAGGTGGACCCAGCCATGATCAAGTACCTAGCCCCTGCCTCACCTGCCGCTGGGAGTCCTAAACCTAACttaaccccaaccccaaccccaaccccaactcTGACCCCAACCCTGACCCCTGCCTCTGCCACACCGGTCTCCCACATGCCCAGCCCCATCACAGCAACCCCTGAACAG ATCGCCCGGCTGCGCAGTGAGCTGGACGTAGTGAGAGGAAACACCAAAGTGATGTCAGAGATGCTAACGGAGATGGTCCCTGGGCAGGAAGATGCCTCTGACCTGGAACTGCTTCAG GAGCTGAACAGAACATGCAGGGCTATGCAGCAGAGAGTGGTTGAGCTGATTTCAAGGGTCTCTAACGAAGAAGTGACCGAGGAACTGCTACATGTCAATGACGACCTAAACAACATTTTCCTCCGATATGAGAG GTACGAGAGGTACCGGTCGGGTAGAGCCGCACAGAACAACGGG CTGATGGAG ATGTTGAATGAGGCCACAGAGGACAACCTGATAGACCTGGGCCCGGGCTCCCCTGCTGTGGTCTCACCCAGGATCAGCTCCAGCCCTCCAGCCCACTTCACCGCGGGGGCCACTGCCTCCCCAGCCCATAACCCTACTACAGCCTCGCTATCATCTGCACTAGCTGTTATTG ATGTAGCTTCAGACAGCGTGAGCAGTACTCTGTCCTCTGTACCAGGCCGCAACCAGGATGACTTTGACATGTTTGCCCAGACCAGGACCAGCTCTCTGGCTGATCAGCGCAAAAA tGTAAAGTATGAGGACCCCCAGACTCTGGGTGGCCTGGCCTCAGCTTTGGATGTGAGACAACAGAACACAGGAGGG GTGTTGTTCTGTTGTTGA